GGATGGCCTCCGGCGGCCACTTCAACCCGACCGAGGAGAAGCACGCCGCGTTCGAGGCGCCGATGCGGCACGTCGGCGACCTGGGCAACATCACGGCCGACGAGGGCGGCAAGGCGACGATCGACCTGGAGGACGCCCACCTGAAGTTCCACGGGCCGACCTCGATCCTGGGCCGCGGCCTGGTCGTCCACGAGAAGGCCGACGACTTCACCACCCAGCCCTCGGGCAACGCGGGCGGCCGGCTCGCCGTCGGCGTCGTCGGCGTCGCCAAGCCCTGATCGATCGGAAAATGTGATCGACGATCGGGCCGCGGGGCCGCCCCATATCGGGCGCCCGCGGCCCTTCGCGTCGACCGGGGACGCTCAGCGCGCCTTCCGGAGTTTCGCCCGGACTCGCTGCATCAGAGCGACCGGGTGGCGGAGTCGCCACACCTGGAAGTGGTCCCAGACCGGGATGGTCCCCGGGACCTTGATCCAGGATTCGCAGAGGATGTCGCGGATCGGGATCGGGATCCCCGGCCGGTTCCAGTGCGAAGGCGCGACGATCCGGGACCCCGGCGCGGCGTTGAGCCAGGCCCCCCACCAGGCGAACGTCGAGTTGGTGATGACGTTCGCCCCGCACTGGGTCATCAAGTAGAGCTGCTCCGGGCCCCCCAGGCCCTCGACGAAGATCATCTCGCGGCCGCCCGTCGGATAGCCCTTGAGGAACTCGCGGGCGCGGGCGGGGCCGTCGGCGAAGATCAGGAGCGGCGACGTCCCGCCCAGCCGGCGGTCGGCCTGCTCGTAATACCGCACCGGGTAGAGCGGCAGGTAGTCGCGGATGTTGTTGTAGTCGTCGTCCAGCCGCAGCGAGAAGCTCGTGAAGTCCCGCAGGGGCAGATGGCCGTACTTGCGCCGGGCCTCGGCGACGACGGGCTCGCGGAACGTGTACCAGTCGCGGACGGCGGCCGGGTCGTCGTAGTACTTCTCGGACTGGAAGTAGCCCTGGATCTCGGTCCCGTCGCCGACCTTGAGCGCCTCGGGCGTGTAGCCGGCCTCCGGATGCGGGTCGTAGGATCGCACGATCCCCGACGGCTCGAGAGCCCGCTCGTCCTCGTCGCGAAGGTCGAAGATGGCGTCGCCGTCCCAGGTCGGGCAGTAGAACTTCGTCCCCAGCCGCCGGGCCGTCGTCCGCAGGTACGCATACTGGAACAGCTGATTCCCGAGTCGTCCGTAGCGGCCCAGCTTGGAGAACGCGATCATCGATGGCCCTTGGTTTCGGGGGGTCGGCGACGCGGCGCGCGGGCCGCGAACGTGCGGGCGAGCGTCTCGCCGGGGTTCGCGCCGGGGCGATCCGCGATCCATGCGGGGACTTGCCGGAGGCGATGGGGGGGCGAGTAGCCGACGTAGCAGCCACAGCCGTCGAACGTGAACCCGCGGCCCGCGAGGATTTCCAGGATCCTCCAGGCCCTGAGGTCGGCCTTCGGCGGGGCCTTGAAGTCCAGGCCCACGTCGACCATCGGCCGGCCGCAGTCGGGGCAGGGGACCGCGCGGGCGACGTAAGACCATCGCGACCCGGCCGTCCCCGCGCCGTCGGTCCTCGCCCACAGCCGGTGCTTGAACGCCTTGCGGCAGACGAAGCAGGCGAAATGGTCGCGGTAACGATGCCAGGCGTAGCGGCACATGCCAGACCCTTTCGGCGGTACGCCGGGCCTCGGCTCAGTCCAGGACGAACCGCGGCGGGACGGCCTCTTCGTGGCGGATCTCGTCGACGGGTTCCTTCTTGCCCTTGCCCGCATAGAGTCGGTTCGGAGCGTTGAGGACCAGACCGGGGATGTCGCCGACGTTGCGATAGGCGTGCACGACGCCGGGCGGGATCCAGACGGCGGCCGGCTTGACCTCGCCCAGGACCTCGACGTAGCGACGGCCGTAGGTCGGGCTGTCCTTGCGCGTGTCCCAGAGGTAGAGCTTGAAGTTGGACGGGCCGATGAACGCGAAGCCGTCGGTCTGGTCGACGTGCTCGTGGGGCCCGCGCGCGACGCCGGGCAGGGTGGACGAGATGTACGTCATCACCGGCCAGCGGTCCTCGGCCAGCTCGTCGTTGCGGAAGATCTCGATCAGCCACCCGCGGCTGTCGCTGAAGGTCTTCAAATAGCGGATCTCGACGCCCTCGATCGCGCCGTCGACGTACTGGATGGTCTCTTCAGACATGCGTCTTCCCCGAGCGATCGTCCCTGACCGCCCTCCGTTGAATATGGAAACGAACCACCGTCCCGGACGCTCCGCTCCCGTCGGCGGGATCCCTTCGCCCGGCCTCACCATGTTTCCCCGATCCCGCCCGACCCGTCAACACCGGGACGGATTTCCGCCGGCGCCGGGCGGAAGGTCGAGGGTATCATCGATGCCCGAGAAACGACCCTTCGAGGAGGCGGCTTCATGGCGCGGATCGTCCTGGTGCACGGGATCGACAATCAGCGTGAGACCGAGGACGGCATCCGGGCCGCCTGGATCCCGGCGCTGGCGGGGGGCGTCCGGCTCGCGGGCCGGGGCGACCTGGCGGACCGGCTCCAGTTCCCGACGAACGACCCGGCGCGGATCGACGTCCGCGTCGCCTACTACGGCCACCTCTTCCGCGCCCCCGACGTGCAGGGGGCCCGCGACGACCTCGACGACCTGACCGCCGACCAGGCCGCCCTGGCCGCGGCCTTGCTAACGGAGTGGCTCGAACGCGTCGCCGAGCGCGCCCCCGACGAGAGCGCCTCGGCCGTCCAGGCGTCCCGAGCCCTCGACCTGGTCCGCGACCCCGAAGCCGTCGGGGCCCAGGGCGTCGGCAACGCGACGCGGACGATCCTCAGGACCCTCGCCCGCCTCCCCTTGGTCGCCCGGCCGGGCATGGCCTTCGTCGAGCGGTTCCTGATCACGACCCTGAAGCAGGTCACACGCTATCTGACCGAGGAGGACCTCCGCGACCAGGTCCGGCAGATCGTCCTGGACAGGCTCGACGTCGACACGGCGGTCCTCATCGGCCACTCGCTCGGCTCCGTCGTCGCCTACGAGTGCGCCCACCGCCTGCCCCGCCCGCTGCCGCTCCTCGTCACCCTCGGCTCCCCCCTCGGCCTCCGCACCATCGTCGCCGACCGCCTCGATCCGCCCCCGTCCTTCCCGCGTGCCGTCCAGACCTGGCTCAACCACGCCAACCTCGAAGACGTCGTCGCCGCCGACCCCGACCTGCATCCGCTTTCCGGCCGAAGCGTGCCCGAAGGCTCCCGCCTCGTCTGCTCCCGCTACCAGGAGCCCGGCGGAAACCCCCATGACCCCCGGACCTACCTGGGACGGAAGGCTGTAGGTCGAGCCACCGTCGGGGCTCTGACGTAATCAACCGTCAGTCTTTTCACAGCCATGTTCGTCGATCATCTGCTCAAACCGACGAGTTAAGTCGTGATCGGGGCCAAAGCGCCTTCTCGCACGCGCCAAAGCCTCGCGGAATCGTCGGCATCCTTCAGCGCGACAGCCGACTTGAATCGAGACGTCCCCCATCGAGGCAAGCATCGCGAGCGTATCGGGGTGATCACGACCCTGAGCTTGTTCGCGATCAGGTAAAAGGGCCTCATACGCCGTCAAGGCTCCCAGCGGATTTCCGGTCCTGCCTCTCCAGTACGCGATGTTGCTGCGAGTTCTGAAAACGTAGGGGTGGTCGCTTCCTAAGACACGCGTTTGGTCGCGAAGCAGGGCTTCGAAAGCTGCCAATGCTCCCCACTTATTCCCAGTGAGCCCTTTCCAGGTTGCAATGTTGCTGCGGATGTTCAAAGTATCTGAATGATCGTCGCCAAAGACTCGTTGGTGGTCGGGCAGCAGGGCTTCGAAAGCCGACAGGGCACCCATCGCGTCCCCTCTTTCCCCGACAAGGGACGCGATATTATTACGGACGGCGAAAACCTCACGATGGTCGGCTCCTAAAGTATGCACGATGTCAGGCAGAAGACTCACGAACGCCTCCAACGCGCGATCGCGATCCCCGACCTCGCTCGTGAGAGTGGCGATATTGTGGCGAGTCGCGAGCACATCGGCGGGGTCGACACCTAGTCAGGGCCAGCGCGCACTTATAGGTAGATTCGGCGGAGTCTGGCGGCTTGCGCCGGATCGAGTCATCGGTTAGACCATCTCCAGGCGGCGTCACGGCGCGGGGGACGGGGGTCGGTCGATGGCGGATGCGAGCCGGTTCGGTATGGACGAGGTGGCGGCGTTCTTCCAGGACCTGGATGACCCGCGGTCGGAGATCAATCGCAAGCATCCGCTGGCCTCGGTGGTGGTGATCGCCCTGGTCGCGGTCCTGGCGGGGGCCTCCGGGCCGACGGCGATCGCGCGGTGGGCGGCGTTCAAGCGGGGTCTGCTCGAGTCGATCCTGCCGCTGCCGAACGGGGTGCCGTGCAAGGACGTCTTCCGGCGCGTGTTGATGGCCCTGCGGCCCGAGGCGTTCCAGCCGTGCTTCGCCGCCTGGCTGCGGTCGCTGCGCGACGAGGCCGCGGCCGAGACGGGCGTCGAGCGGCCCACGCTGGCGATCGACGGCAAGACCCTGCGTCGCAGCCACGACCGCAAGAACGGCCTGGGGGCGTTGCACTCGGTGACCGCCTGGGCGAGCGAGTACGGCCTGTCGCTGGGCCAGGTCGCTTGCGATGAGAAGTCGAACGAG
The DNA window shown above is from Paludisphaera mucosa and carries:
- a CDS encoding tetratricopeptide repeat protein; the encoded protein is MLATRHNIATLTSEVGDRDRALEAFVSLLPDIVHTLGADHREVFAVRNNIASLVGERGDAMGALSAFEALLPDHQRVFGDDHSDTLNIRSNIATWKGLTGNKWGALAAFEALLRDQTRVLGSDHPYVFRTRSNIAYWRGRTGNPLGALTAYEALLPDREQAQGRDHPDTLAMLASMGDVSIQVGCRAEGCRRFREALARARRRFGPDHDLTRRFEQMIDEHGCEKTDG
- a CDS encoding superoxide dismutase family protein, with protein sequence MAIHRSAAALALCGLIGAGSAARAQHAEEKAHKAPPITKAVAVLIPTKNSKVEGRITFTEHEGKVKVAGVITGLTPGKHGFHVHEYGAWSEDGMASGGHFNPTEEKHAAFEAPMRHVGDLGNITADEGGKATIDLEDAHLKFHGPTSILGRGLVVHEKADDFTTQPSGNAGGRLAVGVVGVAKP
- a CDS encoding alpha/beta fold hydrolase, with the protein product MARIVLVHGIDNQRETEDGIRAAWIPALAGGVRLAGRGDLADRLQFPTNDPARIDVRVAYYGHLFRAPDVQGARDDLDDLTADQAALAAALLTEWLERVAERAPDESASAVQASRALDLVRDPEAVGAQGVGNATRTILRTLARLPLVARPGMAFVERFLITTLKQVTRYLTEEDLRDQVRQIVLDRLDVDTAVLIGHSLGSVVAYECAHRLPRPLPLLVTLGSPLGLRTIVADRLDPPPSFPRAVQTWLNHANLEDVVAADPDLHPLSGRSVPEGSRLVCSRYQEPGGNPHDPRTYLGRKAVGRATVGALT
- a CDS encoding alpha-1,2-fucosyltransferase; its protein translation is MIAFSKLGRYGRLGNQLFQYAYLRTTARRLGTKFYCPTWDGDAIFDLRDEDERALEPSGIVRSYDPHPEAGYTPEALKVGDGTEIQGYFQSEKYYDDPAAVRDWYTFREPVVAEARRKYGHLPLRDFTSFSLRLDDDYNNIRDYLPLYPVRYYEQADRRLGGTSPLLIFADGPARAREFLKGYPTGGREMIFVEGLGGPEQLYLMTQCGANVITNSTFAWWGAWLNAAPGSRIVAPSHWNRPGIPIPIRDILCESWIKVPGTIPVWDHFQVWRLRHPVALMQRVRAKLRKAR
- a CDS encoding dTDP-4-dehydrorhamnose 3,5-epimerase family protein, which codes for MSEETIQYVDGAIEGVEIRYLKTFSDSRGWLIEIFRNDELAEDRWPVMTYISSTLPGVARGPHEHVDQTDGFAFIGPSNFKLYLWDTRKDSPTYGRRYVEVLGEVKPAAVWIPPGVVHAYRNVGDIPGLVLNAPNRLYAGKGKKEPVDEIRHEEAVPPRFVLD